From the genome of bacterium, one region includes:
- a CDS encoding glycosyltransferase family 4 protein → MKISYICEDSQIPLMGVKGASIHIREVINALIKLNHEVFAITTNKGAKNHENGQYTIHEVSPFTSKKLGSDLRMTFTSSKLYKKARILFNNAKPDLIYERYELYGSAGMKLAQKFNIPFILEVNAALLWGPKRRLNFRPLARYVENNIFRSAGAIIITTDNLRDYVIRKGVDKSKVFEVPDGVDSEKFNPEISGSPIRKKYKLEKKQIVGFVGSLSKRQGLSLFLDAAEKCKQQIPDIHFLIVGEGFEEHKLKNFVKNNKLENIVTFTGAVSHNDIPAYIAAMDITVLPNMSIYSSPVKIFEYMAMAKPTIAPAQGQMNRFFENEKEILLIKPGDQEQLANNITKLFSDPALRKRLGSNARYKVSNSYTWEHNAKRILEIYRTIHSSDSHI, encoded by the coding sequence ATGAAGATATCATACATCTGTGAAGACAGCCAAATTCCATTAATGGGAGTAAAGGGCGCTTCCATTCATATACGCGAAGTTATTAATGCTTTAATTAAATTGAATCATGAAGTATTTGCGATCACAACAAATAAGGGCGCGAAAAACCATGAAAATGGTCAATATACGATCCACGAAGTATCACCATTTACATCAAAGAAATTGGGTTCTGATCTAAGAATGACCTTTACAAGCAGCAAGCTCTACAAAAAAGCCAGGATCCTATTTAACAACGCAAAGCCTGATTTAATCTATGAACGATATGAGCTTTATGGAAGCGCAGGGATGAAGTTAGCTCAAAAATTCAACATACCTTTTATATTAGAGGTTAATGCAGCACTTTTGTGGGGTCCTAAGCGGAGATTAAATTTCAGACCTTTAGCCAGATATGTGGAAAACAATATATTCAGAAGTGCTGGAGCAATAATTATAACGACAGATAATCTTAGAGACTATGTTATCAGAAAAGGGGTAGATAAAAGCAAGGTTTTTGAAGTCCCTGATGGTGTAGATTCCGAAAAATTCAATCCAGAGATATCTGGAAGTCCCATTAGAAAAAAATATAAACTTGAAAAAAAACAAATTGTTGGATTTGTTGGAAGTCTCAGTAAAAGACAGGGCCTCTCTCTATTTCTTGATGCAGCAGAAAAATGCAAACAGCAAATACCGGATATTCACTTCCTTATAGTTGGAGAGGGATTTGAAGAACATAAATTAAAAAATTTTGTTAAAAATAATAAATTAGAGAATATTGTTACTTTTACTGGCGCTGTTTCACATAATGATATACCGGCATATATTGCAGCAATGGATATAACAGTTCTTCCCAATATGAGTATTTATAGCTCCCCCGTTAAAATTTTTGAATATATGGCAATGGCTAAACCTACTATTGCCCCAGCACAAGGACAAATGAATAGATTCTTTGAAAATGAAAAAGAAATATTATTAATCAAACCCGGGGATCAAGAACAGCTTGCAAACAACATTACAAAACTCTTTAGCGACCCTGCGCTCAGGAAAAGATTGGGCTCTAATGCAAGGTATAAGGTATCAAATTCTTATACATGGGAACACAATGCAAAGCGCATTTTGGAGATTTACAGAACTATTCATTCCTCAGATTCGCATATTTAA